Sequence from the Streptomyces sp. NBC_00440 genome:
CTGTTCTCGGCCCCAACTCCCCGTTCCGTCTCCAATACCTTGAGCCGTACGCAGAGGCGGCCCGCACCTGGCTGCACGCCGAGGCCGAGGTCGTCGACACCACGCACCTCACGGCCGCCCAGGCCGCCCAGCGGATCGCGGAGGCCGTCAAGGGCTGATCCGAACGAACCGAGGGTGCCCCGGAACTCGTCAGCCGGCGGCCGGAACTCGTCAGCCGGCGGACGAACGGTTCCGGGTGGCCGGGTGGCCGTTGACCTTCACCTTGGGGGAGGCCACAGCATCGGTGGGGCCGGGCGATGTGCTCGGCATGCGCCTGCACGACGTCCAGCGGGGGGACCGGTACCTGCTCTGCCCCGACGGCCTGTCGACCGTCGTGCCGGCCGAAGAGACCCACCGGGTGATCTCCAGGACCGGGGCGCCCGAGTCCGCGGACTCATCGCCCTCGCCAACGGCTCCGGCGGCCCCGACAACGTGAGCTGCGTGGTCGCCGACGTCAGGGAACTCCAGCAGTAGGAGCAAGGCCCCGGATCCGGCCTCATGAGACCGCAGTCAGCCTCTGGCGATGCAGAAGGGATGGCCGGCCGGGTCGGTGAGGACCCGTGCCCTACTGGCCTCATGAGGCTGGTGTTCCGGTTTTCCCGCGCCCAGTTCCAGCAGCCGGGCCTCGGCCTCGTCCAAGTCGTCCCCGACGTTGAAGCAGATGTGAAGCTGCTGGGGAACGGTCTGGCCGGGCCAGTTCGGGGCCCGGTAGTCGTCGACCCGTTGAAAACCGATGAAGAGTCCGTCCTCACGGTTGAGACCGGCAAACTCGGCATCCGACTTCGGGTGCGGTTCGAGGCCGGTGGCCTGCTGATAGAACGCCGCCAGGGCCAACGGATCCGTGCAGTCGAGTGTGATCGCGCTCAACTTCATCTGCAGGGTCATGCCGCCTCCGGACAGTCGATGGGCTTCTGATGC
This genomic interval carries:
- a CDS encoding VOC family protein, yielding MTLQMKLSAITLDCTDPLALAAFYQQATGLEPHPKSDAEFAGLNREDGLFIGFQRVDDYRAPNWPGQTVPQQLHICFNVGDDLDEAEARLLELGAGKPEHQPHEASRARVLTDPAGHPFCIARG